The following are from one region of the Pseudomonas putida genome:
- a CDS encoding amino acid ABC transporter ATP-binding protein, with amino-acid sequence MSEAIKQPAGPEGIIQMQGVNKWYGQFHVLKDINLNVRQGERIVLCGPSGSGKSTTIRCLNRLEEHQQGRIVVDGVELTNDLKQIEAIRREVGMVFQHFNLFPHLSILENCTLAPMWVRKMPRRKAEEIAMHYLERVRILEQAHKYPGQLSGGQQQRVAIARALCMKPKIMLFDEPTSALDPEMVKEVLDTMVGLAEDGMTMLCVTHEMGFARTVANRVIFMDKGEIVEQAAPDDFFDRPRSDRTKLFLSQILH; translated from the coding sequence ATGAGTGAAGCGATCAAGCAGCCTGCCGGCCCCGAAGGCATCATCCAGATGCAGGGCGTTAACAAGTGGTACGGCCAGTTCCATGTGCTCAAGGACATCAACCTGAACGTGCGCCAGGGCGAGCGTATCGTACTGTGCGGGCCGTCCGGCTCGGGCAAGTCCACCACCATCCGTTGCCTCAACCGCCTGGAAGAGCACCAGCAGGGGCGCATCGTGGTCGATGGTGTGGAGCTGACCAACGACCTCAAGCAGATCGAAGCGATCCGCCGCGAGGTCGGCATGGTGTTCCAGCACTTCAACCTGTTCCCGCACCTGAGCATCCTGGAGAACTGCACCCTGGCGCCGATGTGGGTGCGCAAGATGCCACGGCGCAAGGCCGAGGAAATCGCCATGCACTACCTGGAGCGGGTGCGTATTCTGGAGCAGGCGCACAAGTACCCGGGGCAGTTGTCCGGTGGCCAGCAGCAGCGTGTGGCGATTGCCCGTGCGTTGTGCATGAAGCCGAAGATCATGCTGTTCGACGAACCGACCTCGGCGCTGGACCCGGAAATGGTCAAGGAAGTGCTCGATACCATGGTGGGCCTGGCCGAGGATGGCATGACCATGCTCTGCGTGACCCACGAGATGGGCTTTGCCCGGACCGTGGCGAACCGGGTGATCTTCATGGACAAGGGCGAGATCGTCGAACAGGCGGCACCGGATGACTTCTTCGACCGGCCGCGCAGTGACCGGACCAAGTTGTTCCTGAGCCAGATCCTGCATTGA